One region of Candidatus Eisenbacteria bacterium genomic DNA includes:
- a CDS encoding trypsin-like peptidase domain-containing protein — MTGGKRSLRTWLGRAGFVALGVACGLILSASCEWSPSGEAEDTGSLGRFVGARETASPARGGLPVPYVAAGGDFASPFTAVAERVLPAVVNVDTRRRFEHPALPGLDFFGDILPESDGPFDYPSSASGFVFDERGYVITNNHVIQDAEEILVRFIGGGEHAAEVVGVDPSTDVAVLKISGEGPFPSLPLGDSDSIRVGDWAIAVGNPFGYLEGSLTVGVVSAKGRSDLNIAGGGPTYQNFIQTDASINFGNSGGPLCNIRGEVIGVNTAVNTTGQGIGFAIPINLAARIAGQLMTDGRVVRAYIGVYPQSLTPELIEGKKLDVEGGVLIGQVAPNTPAERAGLERGDVILAFDGIPIQNLNHFRMLVADTEVGRRVRVDVDRDGERLVLDVTLAERPDVFTAEEAREEELWLGLDVIDPSEEPGAVRELGLEGIAGALVAGVEPGGPAWEAGIRAGDLIVEMNDRAVEGIEDYRAAEREARRSDKPIIFLVHRDGFTSYIGVQP; from the coding sequence ATGACGGGAGGGAAGAGGAGCCTGCGCACCTGGTTGGGCCGGGCCGGTTTCGTGGCGCTGGGCGTCGCATGCGGTTTGATTCTGTCGGCGAGTTGCGAGTGGTCCCCCTCCGGCGAGGCGGAGGACACCGGCTCCCTGGGCCGTTTCGTCGGCGCCCGCGAGACGGCGTCGCCCGCCCGGGGCGGGCTGCCTGTTCCGTATGTCGCCGCGGGAGGCGATTTCGCCTCCCCCTTCACTGCCGTGGCGGAGCGGGTCCTTCCCGCGGTGGTGAACGTCGACACGCGACGGCGTTTCGAGCATCCCGCCCTGCCGGGCCTCGATTTCTTCGGCGACATCCTCCCCGAATCGGACGGACCTTTCGACTATCCCTCCTCCGCCTCCGGGTTCGTTTTCGATGAACGGGGCTACGTCATCACCAACAACCACGTGATTCAAGACGCGGAAGAGATTCTGGTTCGCTTCATCGGCGGCGGAGAGCACGCCGCCGAGGTGGTGGGCGTCGACCCGAGCACCGACGTGGCGGTCCTCAAAATCAGCGGGGAGGGACCGTTCCCCTCTCTCCCGCTCGGTGATTCGGACTCGATCCGCGTCGGCGATTGGGCGATCGCCGTGGGGAATCCCTTCGGTTATCTGGAAGGGAGCCTCACCGTCGGCGTGGTGAGCGCCAAGGGGAGGAGCGATCTGAACATCGCCGGGGGCGGGCCGACCTATCAGAACTTCATCCAGACCGACGCGTCGATCAACTTCGGTAATTCCGGCGGCCCCCTCTGCAACATCCGGGGCGAGGTGATCGGCGTGAATACCGCGGTGAACACGACGGGCCAGGGAATCGGCTTCGCGATCCCCATCAACCTGGCGGCGCGGATCGCCGGCCAGCTGATGACCGACGGGCGGGTGGTTCGAGCCTACATCGGCGTCTATCCCCAGTCGCTCACGCCGGAGCTGATCGAGGGAAAGAAGCTCGACGTGGAGGGAGGGGTGCTCATCGGCCAGGTGGCGCCGAACACGCCCGCCGAACGGGCCGGCCTGGAACGGGGGGACGTGATCCTCGCCTTCGACGGCATTCCCATCCAAAACCTGAACCACTTCCGCATGCTCGTCGCCGACACGGAGGTGGGGCGCCGGGTCCGGGTGGACGTAGATCGGGACGGAGAGCGGCTTGTCCTGGACGTGACCCTCGCCGAGCGGCCGGACGTGTTCACCGCGGAGGAAGCCCGCGAGGAAGAGCTCTGGCTCGGTTTGGACGTGATCGATCCCTCCGAGGAGCCGGGAGCGGTGCGCGAGTTGGGACTCGAGGGAATCGCCGGCGCGCTTGTGGCGGGCGTGGAGCCGGGCGGTCCGGCCTGGGAGGCGGGCATTCGCGCCGGCGATCTCATCGTGGAGATGAACGACCGGGCGGTCGAGGGGATCGAGGACTACCGGGCGGCGGAAAGAGAGGCGCGGCGGAGCGACAAGCCGATCATCTTTCTTGTCCACCGGGACGGCTTCACCTCTTATATCGGTGTTCAACCGTAA